In Lates calcarifer isolate ASB-BC8 linkage group LG15, TLL_Latcal_v3, whole genome shotgun sequence, one genomic interval encodes:
- the LOC108889315 gene encoding CD209 antigen-like protein E isoform X2, with protein sequence MSVAFNSKSEEGKRDSCTLMAPDDRSKSAWLPQSLDGRAISHWKKLQVGLMECENLVYNLTKDRDALRDEREQLKRNSSSLNKELDVLQSQYKAVAASRDKLQEDVRRLNHSKTERNCHQGWIKFNNKCYYASDKGAAKTWEESRKDCLQRRADLVIITTKDELDFVSKIYTRTWIGLSDMQQENKWKWVDGSDLIGGGFWQSGEPNNSGDEDCVEISRSNGEWNDALCSIEIPWICED encoded by the exons ATGTCAGTGGCATTTAACAGCAAGTCAGAGGAGGGTAAAAGAGACAGCTGTACTCTGATGGCTCCTGATGACAGATCAAAATCTGCATGGCTACCTCAAAGTCTAG ATGGCCGTGCTATCAGTCATTGGAAAAAGCTTCAAGTTGGTCTGATGGAGTGTGAAAACCTGGTTTATAATCtgacaaaagacagagatgCTCTGAGAGATGAACGAGAGCAGCTGAAGAGAAATTCCAGCAGCCTGAATAAAGAATTAGACGTGCTACAGAGCCAATACAAGGCTGTGGCTGCAAGTCGAGACAAACTACAAGAGGACGTCAGAAGGTTAAATCACAGCAAAACAG AGAGAAATTGCCACCAAGGATGGATAAAGTTCAACAACAAGTGCTACTATGCCTCTGATAAAGGAGCAGCTAAAACCTGGGAAGAAAGCAGAAAAGACTGTCTACAGAGAAGAGCTGATCTGGTGATTATAACCACAAAAGATGAGTTAGATTTTGTTTCCAAAATTTACACCAGAACCTGGATTGGTCTGTCTGACATGCAGCAAGAGAACAAATGGAAGTGGGTGGATGGGTCTGACCTGATAGGAGGGGGATTCTGGCAAAGCGGAGAACCCAATAATAGCGGAGATGAGGACTGTGTGGAGATCTCACGTTCAAATGGGGAATGGAATGATGCACTTTGTAGTATTGAAATACCATGGATCTGTGAGGATTAA
- the LOC108889315 gene encoding CD209 antigen-like protein E isoform X1, protein MSVAFNSKSEEGKRDSCTLMAPDDRSKSAWLPQSLVWWIGAAAVCLGFLLLLVILGLVAQNGRAISHWKKLQVGLMECENLVYNLTKDRDALRDEREQLKRNSSSLNKELDVLQSQYKAVAASRDKLQEDVRRLNHSKTERNCHQGWIKFNNKCYYASDKGAAKTWEESRKDCLQRRADLVIITTKDELDFVSKIYTRTWIGLSDMQQENKWKWVDGSDLIGGGFWQSGEPNNSGDEDCVEISRSNGEWNDALCSIEIPWICED, encoded by the exons ATGTCAGTGGCATTTAACAGCAAGTCAGAGGAGGGTAAAAGAGACAGCTGTACTCTGATGGCTCCTGATGACAGATCAAAATCTGCATGGCTACCTCAAAGTCTAG tctgGTGGAttggagctgctgcagtgtgtctgggATTTCTACTGCTGCTGGTGATTTTAGGCTTGGTGGCCCAGA ATGGCCGTGCTATCAGTCATTGGAAAAAGCTTCAAGTTGGTCTGATGGAGTGTGAAAACCTGGTTTATAATCtgacaaaagacagagatgCTCTGAGAGATGAACGAGAGCAGCTGAAGAGAAATTCCAGCAGCCTGAATAAAGAATTAGACGTGCTACAGAGCCAATACAAGGCTGTGGCTGCAAGTCGAGACAAACTACAAGAGGACGTCAGAAGGTTAAATCACAGCAAAACAG AGAGAAATTGCCACCAAGGATGGATAAAGTTCAACAACAAGTGCTACTATGCCTCTGATAAAGGAGCAGCTAAAACCTGGGAAGAAAGCAGAAAAGACTGTCTACAGAGAAGAGCTGATCTGGTGATTATAACCACAAAAGATGAGTTAGATTTTGTTTCCAAAATTTACACCAGAACCTGGATTGGTCTGTCTGACATGCAGCAAGAGAACAAATGGAAGTGGGTGGATGGGTCTGACCTGATAGGAGGGGGATTCTGGCAAAGCGGAGAACCCAATAATAGCGGAGATGAGGACTGTGTGGAGATCTCACGTTCAAATGGGGAATGGAATGATGCACTTTGTAGTATTGAAATACCATGGATCTGTGAGGATTAA
- the LOC108885637 gene encoding CD209 antigen-like protein E, with amino-acid sequence MSVELNSKTAEVKRDSCTLMAPDDRSKYGWLPQIPVWWIGAAAVCLGFLLLLVILGLVAQNGRAISHWKKLQVGLMECENLVYNLTKDRDALRDERDQLKRNSSSLKKELDVLQSQYKAVAASRDKLQEDVRRLNHSKTERICYQGWIKFNNKCYYASDKGAAKTWEESRKDCLQRRADLVIITTKDELVFVSKFYSRTWIGLSDMQQENKWRWVDGSDLEGRGFWQSGEPNNVGNEDCVELSNPNGEWNDMPCENEIPWMCED; translated from the exons ATGTCTGTGGAACTGAACAGCAAAACAGCTGAGGTTAAGAGAGACAGCTGTACTCTGATGGCTCCTGATGACAGATCAAAATATGGATGGCTACCTCAAATTCCAG TCTGGTGGAttggagctgctgcagtgtgtctgggATTTCTACTGCTGCTGGTGATTTTAGGCTTGGTGGCCCAGA ATGGCCGTGCTATCAGTCATTGGAAAAAGCTTCAAGTTGGTCTGATGGAGTGTGAAAACCTGGTTTATAATCtgacaaaagacagagatgCTCTGAGGGATGAACGAGACCAGCTGAAGAGAAATTCCAGCAGCCTGAAAAAAGAATTAGACGTGCTACAGAGCCAATACAAGGCTGTGGCTGCAAGTCGAGACAAACTACAAGAAGACGTCAGAAGGTTAAATCACAGCAAAACAG AGAGAATTTGCTACCAGGGATGGATAAAGTTCAACAACAAGTGCTACTATGCCTCTGATAAAGGAGCAGCTAAAACCTGGGAAGAAAGCAGAAAAGACTGTCTACAGAGAAGAGCTGATCTGGTGATTATAACCACAAAAGATGAGCTGGTTTTTGTTTCCAAATTTTACTCCAGAACCTGGATTGGTCTGTCTGACATGCAGCAAGAGAACAAGTGGCGGTGGGTGGATGGGTCTGACCTAGAAGGTAGGGGATTCTGGCAAAGTGGGGAGCCCAATAATGTGGGAAATGAGGATTGTGTGGAGCTCTCAAATCCAAATGGGGAATGGAATGACATGccatgtgaaaatgaaataccATGGATGTGTGAGGATTAA
- the mal2 gene encoding protein MAL2 isoform X1, translated as MSEPAANPAATSFPAPTISLPLGLEVLRTYSGALVCLEILFGGLVWILVASSDVPVPLLQGWVMFVSVTAFFLSSAYLTLLITGLADRINTDWNFLDVFYHFIALLFYFAAFVLEAATTAANGGAHVKPLPNSTDTVLCITYPRGNIFTVLSDKQYSINVAATIFAFVVTLCYGCSMLMGFKRWRM; from the exons atgtCGGAACCAGCCGCTAATCCCGCTGCCACCTCGTTCCCAGCGCCAACTATTTCTCTACCTTTGGGACTGGAAGTATTGAGGACTTACTCTGGAGCCCTGGTCTGTTTAGAAATA TTATTTGGTGGCTTAGTATGGATCCTGGTGGCTTCCTCCGATGTGCCCGTGCCTCTGCTGCAGGGATGGgtgatgtttgtctctgtcactgCCTTCTTCCTTTCCTCCGCCTACCTCACACTCCTCATCACCGGCCTGGCTGACCGCATCAACACTGACTGGAACTTCTTG gATGTGTTTTACCATTTCATAGCTTTGCTTTTCTACTTTGCTGCCTTCGTGTTGGAGGCAGCAACTACAGCAGCAAATGGAGGAGCCCACGTCAAGCCACTACCTAACAGCACTGACACTGTCCTGTGTATAACCTACCCTCGAGGCAATATATTCACAGTCCTGAGTGACAAGCAATACAGTATTAACGTGGCAGCAACG ATATTTGCATTTGTGGTGACACTATGCTACGGCTGCAGTATGTTGATGGGCTTCAAGAGGTGGAGGATGTAA
- the mal2 gene encoding protein MAL2 isoform X2: MSEPAANPAATSFPAPTISLPLGLEVLRTYSGALVCLEICLCQLRLEDYSIYNKVHTTSVFSDVFYHFIALLFYFAAFVLEAATTAANGGAHVKPLPNSTDTVLCITYPRGNIFTVLSDKQYSINVAATIFAFVVTLCYGCSMLMGFKRWRM; this comes from the exons atgtCGGAACCAGCCGCTAATCCCGCTGCCACCTCGTTCCCAGCGCCAACTATTTCTCTACCTTTGGGACTGGAAGTATTGAGGACTTACTCTGGAGCCCTGGTCTGTTTAGAAATA TGCCTTTGCCAGCTCCGTCTTGAGGATTACAGCATATACAACAAAGTTCACACTACATCTGTCTTCAGT gATGTGTTTTACCATTTCATAGCTTTGCTTTTCTACTTTGCTGCCTTCGTGTTGGAGGCAGCAACTACAGCAGCAAATGGAGGAGCCCACGTCAAGCCACTACCTAACAGCACTGACACTGTCCTGTGTATAACCTACCCTCGAGGCAATATATTCACAGTCCTGAGTGACAAGCAATACAGTATTAACGTGGCAGCAACG ATATTTGCATTTGTGGTGACACTATGCTACGGCTGCAGTATGTTGATGGGCTTCAAGAGGTGGAGGATGTAA